In Nymphaea colorata isolate Beijing-Zhang1983 chromosome 5, ASM883128v2, whole genome shotgun sequence, one genomic interval encodes:
- the LOC116255098 gene encoding uncharacterized protein LOC116255098, translating into MNALCLSTAAGSPPPRLLRSPPPFSLLRQPKTFCPSRKSWWQLPELRRYWRRTRRASFRPAGKPEKEEMEAGEEVEEGEGLEEVGKEELEKLEEEALMGDDQGKEPMDYNRRAHIFYKSSEVFHDVKESAPPPPS; encoded by the coding sequence ATGAACGCCCTTTGCCTCTCAACCGCCGCAGGCTCCCCTCCACCACGCCTTCTCAGGTCCCCGCCACCATTTTCGCTTTTACGGCAGCCGAAAACCTTCTGCCCTAGCCGTAAGTCGTGGTGGCAGTTGCCGGAGCTGCGCCGGTATTGGCGCAGGACTAGGAGGGCGTCTTTCCGACCGGCTGGCAAGCCGGAGAAGGAAGAAATGGAGGCGGGTGAGGAGGTCGAGGAAGGAGAAGGGTTAGAGGAGGTGGGGAAGGAGGAGCTGGAGAAACTGGAGGAGGAGGCCCTGATGGGGGATGACCAGGGGAAGGAGCCAATGGACTACAATAGGAGAGCTCACATCTTCTACAAAAGCTCCGAAGTCTTCCACGACGTTAAGGAATCtgcacctcctcctccttcctga
- the LOC116254846 gene encoding uncharacterized protein LOC116254846 has protein sequence MASTRSPVTPASNSRAKICRKPLTPKNMPATNSNVFPGSRETSCKWIAIPIAGAPDKENHQMGPMIGSAGKDFQLKKREDESPVVLAENRHKNDRWITIPLFGDKEDVKVASKVEAEKVEIVVNNDMDASLGEELSVIRQRNDRLRAEKAKTEEVLTARDQAIKKMEEELEAWGKAQEKLEMDLLQLIRLKELKDCINLQPVESLRERQQSKRKREAPLQVYENSPDECSVNEAPGHMPKADKVI, from the exons ATGGCATCCACCAGATCTCCCGTCACGCCGGCTAGTAATTCCCGGGCGAAGATCTGCCGGAAACCGTTGACCCCAAAGAATATGCCGGCAACCAACAGCAATGTTTTCCCCGGAAGCCGGGAGACTAGCTGCAAGTGGATTGCGATTCCGATTGCCGGAGCTCCGGACAAGGAAAACCATCAGATGGGTCCGATGATCGGATCTGCTGGGAAGGATTTCCAATTGAAAAAACGGGAGGATGAATCGCCCGTTGTTCTCGCCGAGAACCGGCACAAGAACGACCGGTGGATAACCATTCCGTTGTTTGGAGACAAGGAAGATGTGAAAGTGGCTTCGAAGGTTGAAGCAGAGAAAGTGGAAATTGTTGTTAATAATGACATGGATGCGTCCCTTGGGGAGGAACTAAGCGTGATTCGGCAGAGGAATGACCGACTCAGGGCGGAGAAGGCGAAGACAGAGGAGGTACTGACGGCCAGGGATCAAGCGATAAAGAAGATGGAAGAAGAGCTCGAAGCGTGGGGGAAGGCTCAAGAGAAGTTGGAAATGGATCTCCTGCAGCTGATAAGATTGAAGGAGTTGAAAGATTGCATT AATTTGCAACCAGTTGAGTCACTCAGAGAAAGGCAACAATCTAAAAGAAAGCGAGAAGCTCCATTGCAG GTATATGAAAATAGCCCAGACGAATGCAGTGTGAACGAAGCACCAGGCCACATGCCGAAGGCTGATAAAGTTATATAG